Proteins encoded within one genomic window of Budorcas taxicolor isolate Tak-1 chromosome 12, Takin1.1, whole genome shotgun sequence:
- the METTL21C gene encoding protein-lysine methyltransferase METTL21C isoform X2 codes for MYTVSILRQIRFPFRLLHSIEQSSPVPRFQFLKRWKCYSVSVVLNQRRCLTHEGYLAMSGDVSEHHALGVGWGGAACPSWMGTRDAAKHLTGHSAGSTPRERIQPGCPEGQGAQVTATDLPDVLGNLQYNLLKNTLNCTTYLPEVKELVWGEGLEQSFPKSTLYYDYVLASDVVYHHYFLDKLLATMVYLCQPGTVLLWANKFRFSTDYEFLDKFKQVFDTTLLAESQESSIKLFKGILKWD; via the exons atgtatacagtaTCTATCCTGCGTCAGATTcgtttcccatttagattattgcatagtattgagcagagttccccggTGCCACGGTTTCAGTTTCTTAAAAGATGGAAATGTTATTCTgtctcagtggttctcaaccaaaGGCGGTGTCTGACCCATGAAGGATATTTGGCAATGTCAGGGGACGTTTCTGAGCATCATGCCTTGGGGGTTGGCTGGGGAGGTGCTGCTTGCCCCTCGTGGATGGggaccagggatgctgctaaacatcttacAGGGCACAGCGCGGGGTCTACCCCACGAGAAAGAATCCAGCCCGGATGTCCAGAAGGTCAAG gGGCTCAAGTCACGGCGACAGATCTGCCTGATGTGCTGGGGAACCTACAATACAATCTCCTAAAGAACACGCTCAACTGCACCACGTATCTGCCGGAAGTGAAGGAGCTGGTGTGGGGGGAGGGCCTGGAGCAGAGCTTCCCCAAGTCCACGCTTTACTACGACTACGTGCTGGCCTCCGACGTGGTCTACCACCATTACTTCCTGGACAAGCTGCTCGCCACCATGGTGTACCTCTGTCAGCCAGGAACGGTGCTGCTTTGGGCCAACAAGTTCAGATTCAGCACCGACTACGAATTTTTAGACAAATTCAAGCAAGTTTTTGACACGACACTCTTGGCTGAATCTCAAGAGTCATCGATCAAACTCTTTAAAGGAATACTAAAATGGGACTGA